The following proteins are co-located in the Paralichthys olivaceus isolate ysfri-2021 chromosome 10, ASM2471397v2, whole genome shotgun sequence genome:
- the rabl3 gene encoding rab-like protein 3, with protein MASLDRVKVLVLGDSGGGKSSLVHLLCQNQVLGNPSWTVGCSVDVRVQDYKEGTPEEKTYYIELWDVGGSIGSASSIKSTRAVFYNSVNGIILVHDLTNKKSSQNLYRWSLEALNKDSSPTGVIVSNGSDYDREQFAENPVPLLLIGTKFDQIPDNKRNEVLTRTAFLSEDFNAEEINLDCTNPRYLAAGTSNAVKLSRFFDKVIEKRYFTRDPSQLAGFTERKRFNFKSLHYD; from the exons ATGGCTTCTCTGGACAGAGTCAAAGTGTTGGTTTTAGGAGATTCTG GTGGGGGCAAATCTTCCTTGGTCCATCTTCTGTGTCAGAACCAGGTGTTAGGAAATCCATCATGGACGGTTGGGTGCTCTGTGGATGTTCGG GTTCAAGACTATAAAGAGGGAACCCCGGAGGAGAAAACCTACTATATTGAGCTGTGGGATGTCGGAGGATCTATTGGCAGTGCCAGCAGCATCAAAAGCACCAGAGCGGTCTTCTACAACTCAGTTAATG GAATTATATTGGTACATGATTTGACAAATAAGAAATCCTCTCAGAACCTTTACCGCTGGTCACTGGAAGCTTTAAATAAGGATTCCTCTCCAACAGGAGTCATTGTCTCAAACGG TAGTGACTATGATAGAGAGCAGTTTGCTGAGAACCCAGTGCCTTTGCTGCTGATTGGCACCAAGTTTGACCAGATCCCAGACAACAAACGCAATGAAGTTCTCACCCGAacagcttttctctctgaagACTTCAATGCTGAGGAGATCAATCTG GACTGCACTAACCCCAGATACCTGGCTGCAGGCACATCGAATGCAGTGAAGCTGAGCAGGTTCTTTGACAAG GTTATAGAAAAGAGATATTTCACAAGAGATCCAAGTCAG ttGGCAggtttcacagagagaaaacgcTTCAACTTCAAAAGTTTGCACTATGACTGA
- the gtf2e1 gene encoding general transcription factor IIE subunit 1, translated as MIEPELLTEVPAALKRLAKQVVRGFYEVEHALALDVLIRNPCVREEDMLELLKFDRKQLRSVLNTLKADKFVKCRMRVETASDGKTTRHNYYFINYRVLVNVVKYKLDHMRRRIETDERDSTNRASFRCPCCFSTFTDLEANQLFDPMTGTFRCTFCQTEVEEDESVCPDARTLVARFNEQIEPIYALLRETEDVNLSHDLLEPEPAEIPALKQSRERAAAAAGNSVSGPHREAWSTKGSSYGDMYTQNVVISMEEQGDQQKQANEGKAPKERPVWLTQSTVQGAYSEPDVINNRGDIAPEAPDGAAAHGIGQADENEEVMRALLIHEKRGVAGPGGGGASSAAKGLTSATANNSDSDSDTSESDDDLPAGPPHTTAAQRRAVDEEDDDDDEFEEVGDEPVVMVGGRQFSYQEVSQRPELVEQMSAQEKEAYIEMGQNLFQDMYF; from the exons ATGATTGAACCAGAGCTATTGACGGAGGTTCCCGCTGCACTCAAGCGGTTGGCTAAGCAGGTTGTGAGGGGTTTCTATGAAGTGGAGCATGCCTTGGCCCTGGATGTTCTAATCCGCAATCCATGCGTACGCGAGGAGGACATGCTGGAGCTTCTCAAGTTTGACCGCAAACAGCTGCGCTCAGTACTCAACACCTTGAAGGCAGACAAGTTTGTCAAGTGCCGCATGCGAGTGGAGACAGCATCTGATGGCAAGACAACGCGGCACAACTACTACTTCATCAACTACAG GGTACTGGTCAATGTGGTCAAATATAAACTGGATCACATGCGACGGCGCATTGAGACAGATGAGCGAGACTCCACCAACAGGGCTTCCTTTCGGTGCCCTTGCTGTTTCTCCACCTTCACTGACCTAGAAGCCAACCAACTGTTTGACCCTATGACAG GTACATTTCGCTGCACTTTCTGCCAGACAGAAGTAGAAGAGGACGAGTCTGTCTGTCCTGATGCCAGGACACTGGTGGCACGCTTCAATGAGCAGATTGAACCCATCTATGCGCTGCTACGTGAGactgaagatgtcaacttgtcCCATGATCTGTTGGAACCTGAGCCTGCAGAGATCCCTGCACTCAAACAGAG CCGTGAacgtgctgcagcagctgcaggaaactCTGTGAGCGGCCCACACCGTGAAGCCTGGTCTACCAAAGGCTCATCCTACGGAGACATGTACACTCAGAACGTTGTTATCAGCATGGAGGAGCAAGGAGATCAACAGAAACAGGCCAATGAAGGCAAGGCACCCAAGGAAAGGCCTGTCTGGTTGACCCAGAGCACCGTGCAGGGAGCTTACAGTGAGCCTGACGTAATCAATAACC GTGGAGACATTGCACCGGAAGCCCCTGATGGAGCAGCTGCTCATGGAATCGGTCAGGCGGATGAAAATGAGGAGGTGATGCGTGCTTTACTAATCCACGAGAAGAGGGGCGTGGCAGGACCAGGCGGGGGCGGAGCGAGCTCTGCTGCTAAGGGACTCACGTCCGCCACAGCGAATAACAGCGACTCCGATAGCGACACCAGTGAATCAGACGACGACCTCCCAGCAGGTCCTCCCCATACAACAGCTGCTCAGCGCCGGGCCGTTGACgaggaggacgatgatgacgatgagTTTGAGGAGGTGGGGGATGAGCCGGTGGTGATGGTGGGAGGTCGGCAGTTCTCTTATCAAGAGGTGAGCCAGAGGCCAGAGCTAGTGGAGCAGATGTCTGCGCAGGAAAAAGAGGCCTACATTGAAATGGGACAAAACCTCTTCCAGGACATGTACTTTTGA
- the LOC109631307 gene encoding granzyme B-like, which produces MIQTFCIILFFQLFSLNGATESGIIGGKVSKPHSRPYMASLQFNGNHSCGGFLVREDFVLTAAHCKNPQQMMVVLGAHDISKKEKSQQHLQVERFFIHPKFNEANDYDIMLLKLKTKAKLNKYVKPIGLSKKKGKTPANVACAVAGWGKTAAKGPVSHVLRETTEKIQFSSECKNIWKEHFITEHMICTKFNKKKGGLCQGDSGGPLICNSKPQGITAFTALDQCDNPKYPHVFTSINFFLPWIKKTMQG; this is translated from the exons ATGATTCAAACATTCTGCATCATACTTTTCTTTCAGTTGTTCTCTCTAAATG GGGCAACTGAGAGCGGCATCATCGGTGGTAAAGTCTCAAAGCCTCATTCTAGACCCTACATGGCATCGCTCCAGTTTAATGGAAACCACTCATGTGGTGGGTTCCTTGTTCGGGAGGACTTTGTTCTGACAGCAGCTCACTGCAAAAA TCCTCAGCAGATGATGGTGGTTCTCGGTGCACATGACAtaagcaagaaagaaaaaagtcagCAACATCTCCAAGTGGAAAGATTCTTCATACATCCGAAGTTCAATGAAGCAAACGATTATGACATTATGCTGCTTAAG TTAAAAACCAAAGCAAAACTGAACAAATATGTGAAGCCCATTGGATTATCTAAGAAAAAGGGGAAGACCCCCGCCAATGTTGCATGTGCCGTTGCTGGCTGGGGCAAAACAGCAGCCAAGGGGCCTGTCTCACATGTCCTAAGGGAAACCACGGAGAAGATCCAATTCAGCAGCGAATGCAAAAATATCTGGAAGGAACACTTCATTACTGAACACATGATATGCACCAAGTTTAACAAAAAGAAGGGAGGACTTTGCCAG GGGGATTCTGGTGGACCGCTGATCTGCAACAGCAAACCTCAGGGTATAACAGCTTTTACTGCCCTGGATCAGTGTGACAATCCCAAGTATCCTCATGTCTTCACAAGCATTAATTTCTTTCTCCCCTGGATCAAGAAAACCATGCAGGGGTAG